The following proteins are encoded in a genomic region of Paenibacillus sp. FSL R7-0273:
- a CDS encoding glutaredoxin family protein, with amino-acid sequence MSQPVIVYSTAGCSDCNQVKQLLTNQGIPFEVRDIMASAVYQEEVEKLGFMGIPVTVSGDRAVKGFNLPELEELIAAAR; translated from the coding sequence ATGAGCCAGCCTGTAATCGTCTACTCCACTGCAGGCTGCAGTGACTGCAATCAGGTTAAGCAGCTGCTGACCAATCAGGGAATTCCTTTTGAAGTACGCGATATTATGGCAAGCGCCGTCTATCAGGAGGAAGTTGAAAAGCTTGGTTTTATGGGCATTCCTGTAACGGTATCCGGTGACCGGGCCGTCAAGGGCTTCAACCTTCCTGAGCTTGAGGAACTGATCGCCGCTGCCAGATAA
- the ytxJ gene encoding bacillithiol system redox-active protein YtxJ: protein MSIQQLHTSDELHNYVGQPGKKLLFKHSTTCPISAKAHEEFQAYVQSSDTPAAIVHVIEDRPVSNQIAEEFGIKHESPQIFLLEGSDVSWNTSHWKITRSAIKEAVDK from the coding sequence ATGTCTATTCAACAGCTGCATACTTCTGATGAACTGCATAATTATGTCGGCCAGCCCGGCAAAAAGCTGCTTTTCAAGCACAGCACTACCTGCCCGATCAGCGCTAAGGCGCATGAGGAATTCCAGGCTTATGTACAAAGCTCGGATACACCGGCGGCCATTGTCCATGTCATTGAAGACCGTCCGGTCTCCAATCAGATTGCCGAGGAGTTCGGCATCAAGCATGAATCCCCGCAGATTTTTCTGCTGGAAGGCAGCGATGTGAGCTGGAACACCTCCCACTGGAAAATCACCCGCTCTGCCATCAAGGAGGCCGTTGATAAATGA
- a CDS encoding ThuA domain-containing protein yields MSELKALAIGSYTAVKYHPFAGVDQELQQILSPEFTVDASEDFGLLNPQSLKDYSLVVSYTEFSDHKIAPAHSGALLAYVAGGGGLLVVHNGISMQRNPELGAMLGGHFTHHPDYTALGLNIPAAVREHPIVQGIDDFVIEDEPYYFDMHPYFETTVLAEYLHGGAMRQAAWCHEFGLGRAVYLMPGHHLPSFSVQPFRKLISRSAMWAGRLI; encoded by the coding sequence ATGTCTGAATTGAAAGCCCTTGCAATCGGCAGCTATACAGCGGTAAAGTACCACCCGTTTGCCGGAGTCGATCAGGAGCTTCAGCAGATCCTGTCGCCGGAATTTACAGTCGATGCATCTGAGGATTTCGGGCTGCTGAACCCGCAGAGTCTTAAAGATTATTCCCTGGTGGTCTCTTATACGGAGTTCTCCGATCATAAAATCGCGCCTGCCCACAGCGGGGCACTGCTGGCTTATGTTGCCGGAGGCGGCGGCCTGCTGGTGGTTCATAACGGGATATCCATGCAGCGCAATCCGGAGCTCGGTGCAATGCTGGGCGGGCATTTTACCCATCATCCGGACTATACAGCCCTCGGGCTCAATATACCGGCAGCCGTGCGGGAGCATCCGATTGTGCAGGGAATTGATGATTTTGTGATTGAGGACGAGCCTTATTATTTCGATATGCACCCTTATTTTGAGACAACGGTGCTCGCAGAATATCTGCACGGCGGAGCGATGCGGCAGGCGGCCTGGTGCCATGAGTTCGGACTTGGCCGGGCGGTCTATCTGATGCCGGGTCATCATCTGCCGTCCTTCTCGGTTCAGCCGTTCCGCAAGCTGATCTCAAGAAGCGCGATGTGGGCGGGCAGGCTGATCTGA
- a CDS encoding CHAD domain-containing protein — protein sequence MTTEQLTKDRQISKTRQWEQAMIKLYVNFRDYSKDALKGFGEENIHQSRVNSRKLLTLLSILDPDHSAAGELYTRFKKAQKRLGKVRDADVLIESFKERRQIAKKDGDDKTAALLKAVIKHQKDQRKKYRKKLEAELPQLAGKELDQLWEAFLAGPLESLTLKKDANVVMRELEVAFDQQKKTCKALFKGPEAESAEAFEALHDLRIAAKELRYTANAAGFALNQKFHTHEEYYKSIQEQLGIINDKRVWLDTLQSIGRDELGVGKKTWSAFTDSLKNEVLEALYHNEVVPVAGKPRAVPGEQ from the coding sequence ATGACCACAGAACAGCTGACAAAGGACAGGCAAATCAGCAAAACAAGGCAATGGGAACAGGCCATGATTAAGCTCTATGTCAATTTCCGCGATTACAGCAAGGATGCGCTGAAAGGCTTCGGTGAGGAGAATATTCATCAGTCGAGAGTGAACAGCCGTAAGCTGCTTACCCTGCTGTCCATACTGGATCCGGATCATTCTGCCGCCGGAGAGCTGTACACCCGGTTCAAAAAAGCCCAAAAGCGCCTCGGGAAGGTCCGGGATGCCGATGTACTGATTGAATCCTTCAAGGAACGGCGGCAAATAGCCAAAAAAGACGGCGACGACAAGACAGCCGCACTGCTGAAAGCCGTCATTAAGCATCAGAAGGACCAGCGCAAAAAATACCGCAAAAAGCTGGAGGCCGAGCTTCCGCAGCTTGCCGGGAAGGAGCTGGACCAGCTCTGGGAGGCTTTTCTTGCCGGACCGCTTGAGTCCCTTACCCTGAAAAAGGATGCTAATGTGGTGATGCGCGAGCTGGAGGTTGCCTTCGATCAGCAGAAAAAAACCTGCAAGGCGCTGTTTAAGGGGCCAGAGGCGGAATCTGCCGAGGCTTTTGAAGCGCTGCACGACCTGAGAATTGCCGCCAAGGAGCTGCGTTATACGGCAAATGCCGCTGGTTTTGCACTTAATCAGAAATTTCATACCCATGAGGAATATTACAAGAGCATCCAGGAGCAGCTTGGCATCATTAACGATAAGCGGGTCTGGCTGGACACTTTACAGTCTATAGGGCGTGATGAGCTGGGCGTCGGCAAAAAGACCTGGAGCGCCTTCACAGACAGTCTTAAGAATGAGGTGCTGGAAGCGCTATATCATAACGAGGTTGTACCGGTAGCCGGGAAGCCCCGTGCCGTGCCGGGTGAACAGTAA
- a CDS encoding lipoate--protein ligase family protein produces MVDYKDSGLLDNLFEGQEQKSVSVLPAKMVLFEHLAEDLTAAEVEDMLLPFAFEEALCRDIGAGLVPPCLHLWSHPGGVALGLRDSRLPHAAEGMAGLERAGYRAAVRHSGGAAVPLDTGVVNVSLILPKAPGKLDFHDDFRLLASLIAEAAAASHPQAAARIRAGEITGSYCPGDFDLAIGGRKFCGIAQRRQSGAYFVHAFVVVSGSGRERGELIRGFYETASGGDESLDYPRVRPETIAALGELGGPAAAAVYAAGIRQAAARRGVQLTPAGRLRQETGYDLQYSDPRVLETAAMLRQRYAR; encoded by the coding sequence GTGGTTGACTATAAAGATTCGGGGTTGCTGGACAACCTGTTTGAAGGGCAGGAGCAGAAATCGGTAAGTGTGCTTCCTGCGAAAATGGTGCTGTTTGAGCACTTGGCTGAAGACCTGACGGCTGCGGAGGTGGAAGATATGCTGCTTCCGTTCGCGTTCGAGGAAGCGCTGTGCCGTGACATCGGCGCCGGGCTGGTCCCGCCGTGCCTCCACCTCTGGAGCCATCCCGGAGGCGTGGCGCTGGGACTGCGGGACAGCAGGCTGCCCCATGCCGCCGAGGGGATGGCCGGGCTGGAGCGGGCCGGCTACCGCGCGGCTGTCCGCCATTCCGGCGGGGCGGCCGTGCCGCTCGACACAGGCGTAGTCAATGTGTCGCTTATTCTTCCGAAAGCCCCGGGCAAGCTGGACTTTCACGATGATTTCCGGCTGCTGGCTTCGCTCATAGCCGAAGCCGCAGCTGCCAGCCATCCACAGGCGGCTGCACGGATCAGGGCAGGCGAAATCACCGGGTCGTACTGCCCCGGTGATTTCGACCTGGCCATCGGCGGCCGCAAGTTCTGCGGCATCGCCCAGCGCAGGCAGAGCGGCGCGTACTTCGTGCACGCGTTCGTGGTGGTCTCCGGCTCCGGGCGGGAGCGCGGAGAGCTGATCCGCGGATTCTACGAGACTGCGTCCGGAGGGGACGAGTCACTGGACTATCCGCGGGTCCGCCCGGAGACGATCGCCGCGCTCGGCGAGCTGGGCGGCCCGGCTGCGGCGGCGGTGTACGCCGCAGGCATCCGGCAGGCTGCAGCCCGCAGGGGTGTGCAGCTGACTCCTGCCGGCAGGCTGCGGCAGGAGACCGGCTATGATCTCCAGTACAGCGATCCGCGTGTGCTGGAGACAGCAGCGATGCTGCGGCAGCGCTATGCCCGCTGA
- a CDS encoding carbon-nitrogen family hydrolase, which translates to MKISLIQLDIAFGNPPANYAAAERRIREAAAAGTGCVLLPELWTTGYDLTRLEGIADPEGQGVKAMMSGLARELGIHIVAGSVASRQPAGITNSMYIFDRSGGLAGEYSKLHLFRLMDEHLYLQPGEAKGLFTLDNTLCAGLICYDIRFPEWVRAHTASGAEILFISAEWPKPRLAHWRALLISRAIENQCYVAACNRAGADPANSFAGHSMIIDPWGDVIGEAGEGEEILTGEIDLFKVREVRQQIPIFADRRPELYS; encoded by the coding sequence ATGAAAATTTCCCTCATCCAGCTTGATATAGCATTCGGCAATCCCCCAGCTAATTATGCAGCAGCAGAACGCCGCATCCGTGAAGCGGCAGCAGCCGGAACCGGCTGTGTGCTTCTGCCGGAGCTCTGGACCACCGGCTATGATCTTACCCGGCTTGAAGGTATCGCAGATCCTGAGGGGCAGGGGGTCAAAGCAATGATGTCAGGCCTGGCGCGGGAGCTCGGCATCCATATTGTCGCCGGCTCTGTTGCCAGCAGACAGCCGGCCGGGATTACCAACAGCATGTACATTTTTGACCGCAGCGGCGGGCTGGCCGGAGAATACAGCAAGCTCCATCTGTTCCGGCTGATGGATGAGCATCTCTATCTGCAGCCCGGGGAAGCAAAGGGTCTGTTCACCCTGGACAATACCCTGTGCGCCGGGCTGATCTGCTACGATATCCGCTTCCCGGAATGGGTACGCGCCCACACGGCCAGCGGAGCCGAAATCCTGTTCATCAGCGCCGAATGGCCCAAGCCGCGCCTTGCCCACTGGCGCGCCCTGCTGATCAGCCGGGCTATTGAGAACCAGTGCTATGTTGCCGCCTGCAACCGGGCCGGGGCTGATCCGGCGAACAGCTTTGCCGGACATTCAATGATTATTGATCCTTGGGGTGATGTAATAGGAGAAGCCGGAGAGGGAGAGGAGATTTTGACGGGGGAAATCGATTTGTTTAAGGTCCGCGAGGTACGTCAGCAGATTCCGATCTTCGCCGACCGCCGGCCGGAGCTGTATTCTTAG
- a CDS encoding MarR family winged helix-turn-helix transcriptional regulator: MTEHQSEEDQILELLQALNKGISPKFERCAGISPTRLRLLLELYQVEEISQTSLQRHIDIDPAAITRHLKGMEESGTITRRNNPADNRVTLVSLTPYGRERMHCYKEEKNRFISSLLAGFTEAERKMLADMLIRLQHNTNAM, from the coding sequence TTGACAGAACATCAGTCAGAGGAAGATCAGATTCTTGAACTGCTGCAGGCACTGAACAAGGGCATCAGCCCGAAATTCGAACGTTGCGCAGGTATCAGCCCCACGCGGCTCCGCCTGCTTCTGGAGCTGTATCAGGTGGAAGAGATCAGCCAGACTTCGCTGCAGCGGCATATTGATATAGACCCGGCTGCCATTACCCGGCATCTGAAGGGGATGGAGGAGAGCGGTACGATTACCCGCCGCAACAATCCTGCCGACAACAGGGTTACCCTTGTCTCGCTGACCCCGTATGGGCGCGAGCGGATGCACTGCTACAAGGAAGAGAAGAACCGTTTTATCAGCAGTCTGCTGGCCGGCTTCACTGAAGCCGAACGGAAGATGCTGGCGGATATGCTTATCCGGCTGCAGCATAACACCAATGCAATGTAG
- a CDS encoding nitroreductase family protein, with protein MTTAKTNDFNSIISGRRSVRQYDTSVKISKEEMTEILTEATLAPSSVNMQPWRFLVIESPEAKSKLATIAKFNQVQVETSAAMIAVFGDLNNFDYAEEIYGTAVERGLMPQEVKEGQLSRLAVHFANLPADVNRETVMIDAGLVSMQLMLAARAHGYDTNAIGGFEKDQIAELFGMDKERYIPVMLISIGKAAAEGYQSVRLPVDKIAEWK; from the coding sequence ATGACTACTGCAAAAACCAACGATTTCAACTCCATCATCAGCGGCCGCCGCTCAGTGCGCCAGTACGATACCAGCGTAAAGATCAGCAAAGAGGAAATGACAGAGATACTTACCGAAGCTACACTTGCTCCATCTTCTGTTAACATGCAGCCTTGGCGTTTCCTTGTCATTGAGAGCCCTGAGGCCAAATCCAAGCTGGCAACCATCGCCAAGTTCAATCAGGTGCAGGTAGAAACCTCCGCTGCCATGATTGCCGTCTTCGGGGATCTGAACAACTTCGATTATGCTGAAGAAATTTACGGTACTGCTGTAGAACGCGGTCTTATGCCGCAGGAAGTTAAGGAAGGCCAGCTGTCCCGTCTGGCTGTGCATTTTGCCAATCTTCCCGCTGATGTTAACCGGGAGACTGTAATGATTGACGCCGGTCTCGTATCGATGCAGCTGATGCTGGCTGCCCGTGCCCACGGCTATGACACCAATGCTATCGGCGGCTTCGAGAAAGACCAGATTGCCGAGCTGTTCGGCATGGACAAAGAGCGCTATATTCCGGTTATGCTGATTTCTATCGGTAAGGCTGCAGCAGAAGGCTACCAGTCGGTACGCCTGCCGGTCGATAAGATTGCCGAGTGGAAATAA
- a CDS encoding putative quinol monooxygenase: MIIIHATLQVNPEREEQFLAEAEALLAATHQEEGNVSYELYRHTSRSNVFIMVEEWRDAEAVAGHNASPHFTGFAGKAGEFLTAPLEVKVYQGEPLGK, from the coding sequence ATGATTATTATTCATGCTACACTGCAAGTTAATCCCGAGCGCGAAGAACAGTTCTTGGCTGAGGCTGAAGCATTGCTTGCGGCTACACACCAGGAGGAGGGCAATGTTTCCTACGAGCTGTACAGACATACCTCCCGCAGCAACGTATTCATTATGGTTGAGGAATGGCGTGATGCCGAGGCTGTAGCCGGCCATAACGCAAGCCCGCACTTTACCGGCTTTGCCGGCAAGGCTGGCGAATTCCTGACTGCACCGCTTGAGGTTAAGGTATACCAGGGCGAACCGCTGGGCAAATAA